The genomic interval CCAAATAAGCCTCAATCACCTGTTCGTTGGATTGTATTTCTTTGGGAACACCTTCAGCGATTTTGGTACCGTGATCTATGACCACCAGGCGGTCGCAGATGTTCATCATCACCCGCATGTCATGATCGATAGCCAGCACGGTCAGCCCCTGATCTCTCAATTTCCGAATCACGGCAACGACTTTGTTGCTTTCCTCAGCGCTCAGGCCGCATACCGGCTCATCCAGAAACAAAAGCTTGGGATTGCCGGCAAGACACATAGCGATAGCCAGTATCCTCTGCGCTCCCGGAGGCAAGCTGGCGGCCGGCCTGGGCGCATACTCTGCAAGCCCCAAAGTCTCCAGTATTCCCATGGCTTTAGCTTGAGAAGCCTTCAACTCCCTGTTCACCTTTACCCGCAAAAACTGGCTGTCGATAATGCCGCTCCTCTCGTGCACGTGGCAACCGTACACCACGCTCTCCAGAGTGGTAGCCGATATAAACGACTGTGTCTGTTGAAACGTACGCGCAATACCCATCGTCGCAATCTTCCATGGGGGCAGCTTATGTATGGGAGTGCCATTGAAGAGTATCTCGCCCGCTGAGGGTTTATAAACCCCTGACAAGACGTTGATAGTAGTGGTCTTGCCTGAACCGTTGGGGCCGATCAAGCCGATGATCTCTTGGGACCGAATGACAAAACTCAGATCATTCACAGCCCTTAACCCACCGAAGTCTTTGGTGATGTTTTTTACGTCAAGAATGTTTTCTGAATTCATGATAACCAGAGCTCAAAGCGATATTGCTGCCAGTATATTCGTACACGATGTTGATGTGCCCCCCGTAAACCGGTCCAAGTCTAATGTTAGACTTGGACTGAGAATAAAGGGGGGCACATCAAGCGGGCTTGAAGCGTTTGGCGACGTCCTCGGCTACCAAACGGCCGCTCTTGATGGCAGCCAGAGAACACCACCAACCCTCGGGGGCAGAGCGATCTCCCGCGGCGTACAAGCCATATACCGGAGTCTTTATGGACAGGTTGCCTCTCCCGGGAATGTTTCCGGTGACGCCCCAGTCTCCCTGAGCAACCCTGATCTTGATCAGCTTTACATCATTGTCAAAACCGGGCATGTTCTGCCGCAAGTCCTCCAGGGCCAGCGTCACCTCCCTCCTGATATCATAAGGGGGAATGACCGAGGCCGGAACGCAGGCCGCTTCCAGAAGATGCTTGCCCTTTGGCGACATCTCCGGACACAAGGAACTGAAATCAAGGATCATAAAGGCTCGCTTGTACTCGGTGAAGCAATAACAGGAAGACCCTTCGAGCTGGGGCAGCTGTTTGTCGGAAGCAAACTCAAAACAGATCATTGGCGATCCCATGATGTTCCGCACATCCTTCAGATAGCCAGGGCCAAAATGCTCCTCACCTGCCAATTCCACCGTTTTGCGCGGCGGGGCGTTGCTAATCACCGTCTTGGCCACGATCTCGATCGGCTCGCTATCCTTCTGCACCACTACGCCGGTGACCGCCCCATCCTTCACATTGATCTTTATTGCCGGGGAACGTGTCCACACGTCTCCTCCCATCCGCTTGATGGCTCCCACCAGCGCATCGGAGAACTGGCCACACCCTCTGGGTGGATAAGCCCAAGTCATCGTGGCCCCCTGGGTGATCTGACGGAAGAATTCACCGGCAGGCAGTTCATAGCTATTCACTCCGATGCCACAGGTGAGAAAGTGGAATAACTTTAAGACTAGGGCGTTATCGGTGTACTGTCGGGCCCAGTCATCCATGGACATAGAGTAGGACGGTTCGGCCCATGTGATGGCCTTCATCCACGCCGAAAACACCCGATCCGCCTCTGCGTCGTCCCGGGCGGCTGCGCCGATGATGGCCTGCCACATCCGTTTGGGAGGAGCGGTGAAGTCCTTCCCCCTGATGCGAAATTTGAATACCGGATCGGGAACGCGAAGTTCCAGCTCGGCGCCAACCTCCCGACAAAGCGCCCCGTGAATCCCATCGCCGATCATGGCCGCTCCGGTGTTGAGCCTGAAGCCATGGTGATCGAGCGTCTGGCATCGCCCTCCATAAAACGGCAGCTTCTCCACCACCTGGACGTTATATCCCTTCTTCAACAGCAAAGAGGCCGCTGTGGTGCCTCCAATGCCGCTTCCAATAACGGCGACATCACATTTGACCTGTTTCATTATTTCACCTCCGCGATGGCATCCATGGGACAGGTGCCGACACACTCAAGACACTCCGTGCAAGAATCCCTGTTTATCTCAATCACTCCATACCCTTCCAGAGCATCGACGGGACAAAATGCCGAGCAGATATTGCAGCCGATACACTTTTCCTGATCAACTACGACCATTCTCTTTCCTCCTTAAGAAATCCTATTCTTCAATCTTGAGTTCCCACTGGCAGCAGATGTTGTCCTTGCTTTTTGGAGGCGGCATCTTCAGAAGGGCTATCTTAATTTTTGGGATTGATCATGTTCCCTGAAAGTGACTCCCCATGCCGCCAACAGTGGAACCCCACGGGCTCACGCCCGTGGCACCTTGGGGAACAAGCCCTACCTATCGGCATTCACCCACGGGCTTACGTCCGTGGTCCTCTGCCAGCCTCAATAGAAGATACTCCGGAGTATCCCCAGTTCTGCCAGCGCCTGATTCTTCTGCCCAGCCGTGGTCTCAGCCCGATCCAGAACCGAGTTCTTCTCCACGACGATACTCATCCGTTGGTACCGTTATGGCCTTCCAGCGGCGGAATGGCTGTTTTTTGAGCCGATCCCACTAAGAATCAGACCCTGCTTCACAGTGGGCTGATTCTATTGTCGTAATCTCATTTCGCTGATTGACAACATAGCCGATAGAAGATCAACTATCACACAACAGTCTTTGGAGCTATTCTGTTACCGGGACAAGCACCCCATCTTTGAAGAGCACCATTTGTCCCACGTTATTGTGAGTGCCGTCAGCGTTGATATGGAACGATCCTCCCGGTGCGTCCTCCCAGACAAAGTTCCCCGAACGGACCGCTTTCTGGATATCCTCAGGCTTGTCCGATCCCGCCATCTCGATGGCCTTCAATCCTACCCAGATGGTTTGATACATAACAATATCGCCTGATGTAGGGCGTTCACTGTATTGTGCCTTCCATGCGTCTTCAAACACTTTGGACCCAGGAAAAGGGAGCCCGGGCATCCACAGAATCCAATGGTATGTGCCGTCCGCTCCCTTTTCGTTCAATGCCGGCCCGCTGGATGTTACGCTGTTGCTCACAAACTTGATATCTCCCCAGCCACCCAGTCCAGGTATCTGCTTAAAGACGTTAACATAAAACGTGTCAGCTCCGCCGTCTCCAATTAGCACATCGGGGTTCTTCTGCCTGATGCCGGTAAGCAATGACGAGAAGTCGGTGGTGTTGACCTCGGGGTATTGCTCATACACAACCTTTACACCGGCAGCTTCCAACCTTTGCTTGATTAGAGAACTGCGGGCGCGTATGTCTTGCATGTTCGCCATAAGCAGTCCTACCGTTTCGGGCTTAAACTCTTTCAAGACGAAATCTGACACCATCGTGGCGATATCAGTGGCGTTCGTATAGGCGCAGCGTATGGTG from Dehalococcoidia bacterium carries:
- a CDS encoding ABC transporter substrate-binding protein, which codes for MSLEKLSFWNKSVILFLILILMIPVLAACGDDDETPTPPVTTSSATTPVKTAPAVTTPATTTPTISKEPVNIGILTSWSGAAAKAGNLVDRVLKIIDKQLADRGGLNVDGVMRPVKWYKQDDNTQVADAVAGYKKLVLQGVSAVFIGGATAAALTATSDVAEETKVPLFSVGSTPVDLSNRPYTIRCAYTNATDIATMVSDFVLKEFKPETVGLLMANMQDIRARSSLIKQRLEAAGVKVVYEQYPEVNTTDFSSLLTGIRQKNPDVLIGDGGADTFYVNVFKQIPGLGGWGDIKFVSNSVTSSGPALNEKGADGTYHWILWMPGLPFPGSKVFEDAWKAQYSERPTSGDIVMYQTIWVGLKAIEMAGSDKPEDIQKAVRSGNFVWEDAPGGSFHINADGTHNNVGQMVLFKDGVLVPVTE
- a CDS encoding 4Fe-4S binding protein; amino-acid sequence: MVVVDQEKCIGCNICSAFCPVDALEGYGVIEINRDSCTECLECVGTCPMDAIAEVK
- a CDS encoding NAD(P)/FAD-dependent oxidoreductase, with the translated sequence MKQVKCDVAVIGSGIGGTTAASLLLKKGYNVQVVEKLPFYGGRCQTLDHHGFRLNTGAAMIGDGIHGALCREVGAELELRVPDPVFKFRIRGKDFTAPPKRMWQAIIGAAARDDAEADRVFSAWMKAITWAEPSYSMSMDDWARQYTDNALVLKLFHFLTCGIGVNSYELPAGEFFRQITQGATMTWAYPPRGCGQFSDALVGAIKRMGGDVWTRSPAIKINVKDGAVTGVVVQKDSEPIEIVAKTVISNAPPRKTVELAGEEHFGPGYLKDVRNIMGSPMICFEFASDKQLPQLEGSSCYCFTEYKRAFMILDFSSLCPEMSPKGKHLLEAACVPASVIPPYDIRREVTLALEDLRQNMPGFDNDVKLIKIRVAQGDWGVTGNIPGRGNLSIKTPVYGLYAAGDRSAPEGWWCSLAAIKSGRLVAEDVAKRFKPA
- a CDS encoding ABC transporter ATP-binding protein, which translates into the protein MNSENILDVKNITKDFGGLRAVNDLSFVIRSQEIIGLIGPNGSGKTTTINVLSGVYKPSAGEILFNGTPIHKLPPWKIATMGIARTFQQTQSFISATTLESVVYGCHVHERSGIIDSQFLRVKVNRELKASQAKAMGILETLGLAEYAPRPAASLPPGAQRILAIAMCLAGNPKLLFLDEPVCGLSAEESNKVVAVIRKLRDQGLTVLAIDHDMRVMMNICDRLVVIDHGTKIAEGVPKEIQSNEQVIEAYL